The Candidatus Eremiobacteraceae bacterium genome has a segment encoding these proteins:
- a CDS encoding S-methyl-5'-thioadenosine phosphorylase, whose protein sequence is MKNHAEIGIFGGSGFYSLLEDKHEVKVETPYGSPSDVLALGEIAGHGVAFLPRHGKSHSLPPHMINYRANLWAMKELGVTRIIGPCAAGSLQAAVKPGHFVVSDQLIDRTNARKDTFYDGPITTHVSFAYPYCTQIRPLAIEVIKSQGITCHDKGTVVTIQGPRFSTLAESRWFSSHGWEVINMTQYPEAYLARELEICYANIALITDYDAGLEGVAGVEPVTHEGVIEVFNANNEKLKNVLFEIVGRMPRERTCSCGHALTGARLG, encoded by the coding sequence TTGAAGAATCACGCAGAAATCGGAATCTTCGGCGGTTCGGGATTCTACTCGCTGCTCGAAGACAAGCACGAGGTCAAAGTCGAGACGCCGTACGGTTCGCCGAGCGATGTTCTCGCGCTCGGAGAAATCGCCGGTCATGGCGTCGCGTTTCTGCCGCGCCACGGCAAGAGCCATTCGCTGCCTCCACACATGATCAACTATCGCGCAAACCTGTGGGCGATGAAAGAACTCGGCGTCACGCGCATCATCGGGCCGTGCGCTGCCGGTTCGTTGCAAGCGGCGGTCAAGCCGGGTCATTTCGTGGTCTCGGATCAATTGATCGACCGTACGAATGCCCGCAAAGACACGTTTTACGACGGACCGATCACCACGCACGTCTCGTTCGCGTACCCATACTGCACGCAGATAAGGCCGCTGGCTATCGAGGTCATCAAGAGTCAAGGGATCACGTGTCATGATAAGGGGACGGTGGTCACGATCCAGGGACCGCGCTTTTCCACCCTTGCCGAAAGCCGGTGGTTCTCATCGCACGGCTGGGAAGTCATCAACATGACGCAGTATCCCGAAGCGTACCTCGCGCGCGAACTGGAGATCTGTTACGCGAACATCGCGTTGATCACCGACTACGACGCGGGCCTCGAAGGCGTGGCGGGCGTCGAACCGGTGACGCACGAGGGCGTCATCGAGGTCTTCAACGCCAACAACGAAAAATTGAAGAACGTCCTGTTCGAGATCGTAGGGCGCATGCCGCGCGAGCGCACCTGCTCCTGCGGCCATGCGCTGACGGGCGCAAGGCTTGGCTAG
- a CDS encoding bifunctional nuclease family protein: MRQMKVDKLGIDLLTHDPVVILKDMDGKHYLPILIGPFEATAIAMALEGQSAPRPLTHDLMKSVMDGVDAKLTKIVIHDMRDSTFYAKLVIETNGETKEIDARPSDCIAVALRCDAPIFVTDKIALEEAVVDKKSEEEDMARFKKYIETLKPSDFRGS, encoded by the coding sequence ATGCGTCAGATGAAAGTGGATAAACTCGGCATCGACTTGCTCACGCACGACCCGGTCGTCATTCTCAAAGACATGGACGGCAAGCATTATCTGCCGATCTTGATCGGGCCGTTCGAGGCAACCGCCATCGCGATGGCGCTCGAGGGGCAATCGGCGCCTCGCCCGCTGACGCACGATCTCATGAAATCGGTCATGGACGGGGTCGACGCCAAACTCACGAAGATCGTCATCCACGACATGCGCGACAGCACGTTCTATGCCAAGCTGGTGATCGAAACCAACGGCGAGACCAAAGAGATCGACGCGCGTCCGAGCGACTGCATCGCGGTCGCGCTGCGCTGCGATGCGCCGATCTTCGTCACCGACAAGATCGCCCTCGAAGAAGCCGTGGTCGACAAGAAATCCGAGGAAGAAGATATGGCGCGCTTCAAAAAGTACATCGAAACATTGAAGCCGAGCGATTTCAGAGGGTCGTAG
- a CDS encoding mechanosensitive ion channel family protein — protein MLPPINVDDLVNRVWESLIALAVVLIVWRIAVMAIDRLFAKRFAGRFMPRAITFGALFKSAAAAVAVIAFILALLHIWGMDITPELWSAGIVTASLAFGAQSVVRDMLAGLMFLFEDVYEIGDAVEITTTVNSVVAGTVENLSLRLTVITDQGGRRYAIPNGNILIVANANKLAYGASLTLTLPLRQNIDAQRSQLAEIGREAGAAAGIDATAVNVYVDDVGLDAATFRIDFPTTRTDAAVVRSRIRERVIAAAQSRGWLPGGATAKTADA, from the coding sequence TTGCTTCCTCCTATCAACGTCGACGATCTCGTCAATCGCGTCTGGGAATCCCTCATCGCGCTTGCGGTGGTGCTTATCGTATGGCGTATCGCCGTCATGGCGATCGATCGCCTATTCGCCAAGCGCTTTGCAGGGCGCTTCATGCCGCGCGCCATCACATTCGGCGCGCTGTTCAAATCGGCTGCGGCCGCCGTCGCCGTCATTGCTTTCATACTTGCGCTGCTCCATATCTGGGGCATGGACATCACGCCCGAACTGTGGTCGGCGGGAATCGTCACCGCGAGCTTGGCCTTCGGCGCCCAGTCCGTGGTGCGCGACATGTTAGCCGGCTTGATGTTCCTTTTCGAGGATGTCTACGAGATCGGCGATGCGGTCGAGATCACGACGACGGTCAACAGCGTCGTCGCGGGCACGGTTGAAAACTTGAGCTTGCGCCTGACGGTCATCACCGACCAAGGCGGGCGCCGGTACGCGATTCCCAACGGCAACATCCTGATAGTCGCCAACGCCAACAAGCTCGCGTACGGCGCGTCGCTCACCCTCACGCTGCCGCTCCGGCAGAATATCGATGCACAACGATCGCAGTTGGCCGAGATCGGCCGCGAGGCGGGCGCCGCAGCCGGCATCGACGCAACGGCGGTCAACGTCTACGTGGACGACGTCGGGCTCGACGCCGCGACTTTTCGCATAGACTTTCCCACGACGCGCACCGATGCCGCCGTTGTGCGGTCGCGAATTCGCGAACGCGTCATCGCGGCGGCGCAGTCGCGCGGTTGGCTTCCCGGCGGCGCGACCGCGAAGACCGCCGACGCATGA
- the ychF gene encoding redox-regulated ATPase YchF — translation MSLSCGIVGLPNVGKSTLFNAITRASVAASNYPFCTIEPNVGIVPVPDKRLDELARIFVSKQIVPATTTFTDIAGLVRGASKGEGLGNAFLSHIREVDAIAMVVRCFDDDDVVHVDGAPDPLRDIETITIELALADLVGVEKKLDKARQRAKAEPKFAPEVTALENLRDALDAGKVARAFAHSGLEMSLAKELTLLTAKPTLYVANVDEAGSNASAERVAAVQRYAQAEGAQCVVLCAKLEAELADLPPDEAAAFAKELGLEQSGLDNLILAAYRLLDLMTFLTAGEKETRAWTIARGTKAPQAAGTIHSDIERGFIRAEIAAYEDLVRLKGLQAVREAGLLRSEGREYVMQEGDVVNFRFNV, via the coding sequence ATGAGCCTTTCTTGCGGAATCGTCGGACTGCCGAACGTCGGCAAGTCCACGCTCTTCAATGCGATCACGCGCGCGAGCGTTGCGGCGAGCAACTATCCATTTTGCACGATCGAGCCGAACGTCGGCATCGTGCCTGTGCCGGACAAACGTCTCGACGAGCTTGCGCGCATTTTCGTCAGCAAGCAGATCGTACCGGCCACAACCACATTCACGGACATCGCCGGACTCGTTCGCGGCGCATCGAAGGGCGAGGGGCTTGGCAACGCATTTCTATCGCACATCCGCGAAGTCGATGCGATCGCGATGGTCGTCCGTTGCTTCGATGACGACGATGTCGTCCACGTGGACGGCGCGCCGGACCCGCTGCGCGACATCGAGACCATCACCATCGAACTCGCGCTTGCCGACCTCGTCGGTGTGGAGAAAAAGCTCGACAAGGCGCGCCAGCGCGCCAAAGCGGAGCCGAAGTTCGCGCCCGAAGTAACCGCGTTGGAAAACCTGCGCGACGCATTGGACGCGGGCAAGGTCGCACGAGCGTTCGCCCATTCGGGGCTTGAGATGTCCCTCGCCAAGGAACTAACTTTGCTCACCGCAAAACCGACGCTCTACGTCGCGAACGTGGACGAGGCAGGCTCCAACGCTTCGGCGGAGCGCGTCGCTGCGGTGCAGCGCTACGCACAAGCCGAGGGGGCGCAATGTGTCGTCCTTTGCGCGAAGCTCGAGGCCGAGCTGGCCGATTTGCCTCCGGATGAGGCAGCGGCGTTTGCAAAGGAGCTGGGTCTAGAACAGAGCGGACTGGATAACCTGATTCTCGCCGCCTATCGCCTGCTAGACCTGATGACTTTTCTCACCGCGGGCGAAAAGGAGACTCGCGCGTGGACGATCGCGCGAGGCACCAAAGCGCCTCAGGCCGCAGGGACGATCCATAGCGACATCGAGCGCGGGTTCATCCGGGCGGAAATCGCGGCGTACGAGGACTTGGTTCGCCTGAAGGGTTTGCAGGCCGTGCGCGAAGCCGGTCTTCTTCGTTCCGAGGGACGCGAATACGTCATGCAAGAAGGCGATGTCGTCAACTTCCGGTTCAACGTCTAA
- a CDS encoding Glu/Leu/Phe/Val dehydrogenase, with translation MSPTATAPASSHDGQVSVFGEGIAYFNEAAAKLELNENMKRVLTHPSRQVIISIPFARDNGSFEVFTGFRVQYNFARGPAKGGVRFHPGVTLDEVTALAFWMTWKCAVVDLPFGGAKGGVTCDPATLSPAENERLTRRYTAEIIEIIGPDKDVPAPDVGTNPQTMAWMMDTVSMHLRGYTPGVVTGKPLCVGGSRGRVEATGRGVMIMIEAALEKQGKSLNGATVAVQGFGNVGSISAKLLHEHGAKVVAISDAFTGVHNKDGIDVAAAISHVTNPTNVKRSLEGFAGGDTISNTQLLELPCDILVPAALENQITKKNVKNIKAHLIAEGANGPTTADANKILAEGGITVIPDILANAGGVTVSYFEWAQDRAGYYWKESEVNERLKDVLRENFDAVWQTAKEHGTDLRTAAYMVAIRRVADSYTTRGFYA, from the coding sequence ATGTCACCCACTGCTACCGCGCCCGCATCCAGCCACGACGGTCAGGTATCGGTTTTCGGCGAAGGCATCGCGTATTTCAACGAAGCCGCCGCAAAGCTCGAACTGAACGAGAACATGAAGCGCGTCCTCACGCATCCGTCGAGGCAGGTCATCATCTCCATCCCGTTCGCCCGCGACAACGGGTCGTTTGAAGTGTTCACGGGTTTTCGCGTGCAGTACAATTTCGCGCGCGGACCTGCAAAGGGCGGCGTTCGATTCCATCCCGGCGTGACGCTGGACGAAGTGACGGCACTCGCCTTTTGGATGACGTGGAAGTGCGCGGTCGTCGACTTGCCGTTCGGCGGCGCGAAAGGTGGCGTCACGTGTGACCCGGCCACGCTGTCGCCGGCGGAGAACGAGCGGCTCACGCGGCGGTACACGGCGGAGATCATCGAGATCATCGGTCCGGACAAAGACGTACCCGCTCCGGACGTCGGCACGAATCCCCAGACGATGGCATGGATGATGGATACCGTCTCGATGCACCTTCGCGGGTACACGCCCGGCGTCGTCACCGGCAAACCGCTCTGCGTCGGCGGATCGCGGGGCAGAGTCGAAGCCACCGGCCGCGGCGTGATGATCATGATCGAAGCGGCGCTCGAAAAGCAAGGCAAGTCGCTGAACGGCGCGACGGTCGCCGTTCAGGGTTTCGGCAATGTCGGTTCGATCTCGGCGAAGCTGCTGCACGAGCACGGCGCGAAAGTGGTCGCCATTAGCGACGCCTTCACGGGCGTCCATAATAAGGATGGGATCGACGTTGCGGCTGCCATCAGCCACGTGACCAATCCAACGAACGTCAAGCGCAGTCTGGAAGGCTTTGCGGGCGGCGACACCATCAGCAACACGCAATTGCTCGAACTTCCGTGCGACATTCTCGTGCCGGCAGCGCTCGAGAATCAGATCACGAAGAAGAACGTCAAGAATATCAAGGCACACCTCATCGCCGAAGGCGCGAACGGCCCCACGACCGCCGACGCGAATAAGATCCTGGCCGAAGGCGGCATCACGGTGATTCCGGACATCCTTGCCAATGCGGGCGGCGTGACCGTGTCGTACTTCGAGTGGGCGCAAGACCGGGCCGGTTACTATTGGAAGGAGAGCGAGGTCAACGAGCGGCTCAAGGACGTGCTGCGCGAGAACTTCGACGCGGTCTGGCAGACCGCAAAGGAACATGGCACGGATCTACGCACCGCCGCGTATATGGTGGCCATCCGGCGCGTCGCGGACAGCTACACCACCCGCGGCTTCTACGCATAA
- a CDS encoding glutaredoxin, with the protein MDSPRPKLKLYKADWCGYCVRVMRVLDKLGLEYEGIEVPIPHSQRREVLAISGQPEVPVLVDGDVVIDDDDRIIPYLEATYGAK; encoded by the coding sequence ATGGATTCGCCGCGACCCAAACTGAAATTGTACAAAGCCGATTGGTGCGGCTACTGCGTGCGGGTCATGCGCGTGCTCGACAAGCTGGGCTTGGAATATGAAGGCATAGAAGTTCCAATCCCTCACTCGCAACGCCGCGAGGTTTTGGCGATTTCCGGTCAGCCCGAAGTTCCAGTCTTGGTCGACGGCGACGTCGTCATCGACGACGACGACCGTATCATCCCGTACTTGGAAGCGACCTACGGCGCGAAATAG
- a CDS encoding energy transducer TonB yields MFDQIPASSEVLTERPRIRRRVIVALVLFVVGSALVHISFGSSVAAMSSFWRNAGPADEGTVSVVTLSRSIRDYIRPTPTPTPPPIVAKRTVLHIAQLKYRELGVADPARSRRTTLAQRVSLISMQRPEKAKTTPEDSAPRVAATEVPSVSSHSATSASADTGGTGNELASAIVWGDDNPAHIVRLAGLPTGLASTSRPARVEVEVGPDGNVISVSLVQSSGDSNVDEAALAAAKQSMYAPATLNGLPVHGTCTVDFNTGEASST; encoded by the coding sequence ATGTTCGACCAGATTCCGGCTTCAAGCGAAGTGCTCACAGAACGACCGCGCATCCGCCGTCGTGTCATTGTCGCGCTCGTCCTCTTCGTTGTCGGCTCCGCTCTAGTCCACATCTCGTTCGGATCATCGGTCGCAGCGATGTCCTCATTTTGGCGCAATGCGGGTCCCGCCGATGAAGGCACAGTCTCTGTCGTGACGCTCTCACGCTCGATCCGCGATTATATTCGTCCGACCCCGACCCCCACGCCACCACCCATCGTTGCCAAACGCACCGTGCTGCATATCGCGCAATTGAAATATCGCGAACTGGGCGTTGCCGACCCGGCGCGGAGCCGAAGAACCACCTTGGCGCAACGCGTATCCCTTATCTCGATGCAGCGGCCGGAAAAAGCAAAGACGACTCCCGAAGATAGCGCGCCTCGGGTCGCCGCCACTGAAGTTCCATCGGTTTCGTCACATTCAGCCACGTCGGCCAGCGCCGACACCGGCGGAACCGGAAACGAACTCGCAAGCGCGATCGTCTGGGGCGACGATAATCCAGCGCACATCGTGCGGCTAGCCGGATTGCCGACTGGGCTTGCCTCCACGTCGCGGCCGGCGCGCGTCGAAGTCGAAGTCGGACCCGACGGCAACGTGATCAGCGTCTCGCTCGTGCAATCGTCCGGCGATTCGAACGTCGACGAAGCCGCGCTCGCCGCGGCCAAGCAATCGATGTACGCGCCGGCCACGCTCAACGGTCTGCCCGTGCACGGCACATGCACGGTCGACTTCAACACCGGCGAGGCCAGCTCGACCTGA
- the queG gene encoding tRNA epoxyqueuosine(34) reductase QueG, whose protein sequence is MHGRLQHRRGQLDLIAPGTSTDALAKAQIISHARELGFDLVGIAGAEPFDVERQTFERRAAAGMLGQWSYPPDRIAVIADPRASLPGAASIVCTATSYLTDDEPYDPYAPGLRGAVSRHSWGRDYHRVIGGRLRALASWIEAEYSGAKCLPCVDTGPLIDRAAAVRAGIGWFGKNANVLTREYGSWVLLGEVITTLSLPADAPLAKNCGECVTCVARCPTGAIGPDGAIDARRCISDLTQLKAPIPRELRSAIGNRIWGCDDCQSVCPVNERKERDGAGTSTTFAPLSDVGTSVDLPAVLRMTKGEFRRWFAPTSMAWRGKAVLQRNAAVALGNSRDRRAVAPLIEALRDRKPLVRGHAAWALGELGAQSGDSGRAALEDLRAKEQVTWVREEAEFALSRLSAG, encoded by the coding sequence ATGCACGGTCGACTTCAACACCGGCGAGGCCAGCTCGACCTGATCGCTCCCGGAACATCGACAGACGCGCTCGCGAAAGCGCAGATAATTTCTCATGCGCGCGAGCTTGGATTCGACCTCGTGGGCATCGCCGGGGCCGAGCCGTTCGACGTCGAGCGCCAGACGTTCGAGCGCCGAGCGGCCGCGGGTATGCTCGGTCAATGGAGCTATCCGCCCGATCGGATCGCGGTAATCGCCGATCCGCGCGCCTCTCTTCCTGGCGCTGCGTCGATCGTCTGCACCGCAACGTCGTATCTGACGGACGACGAACCGTACGACCCGTACGCGCCCGGCCTTCGAGGCGCGGTCTCTCGCCACTCATGGGGCCGCGACTATCACCGCGTCATCGGTGGGCGTTTGCGCGCGCTGGCGAGCTGGATCGAGGCGGAGTACAGCGGCGCGAAATGTCTGCCGTGCGTCGACACAGGTCCGCTCATCGACCGAGCGGCCGCGGTGCGCGCGGGCATCGGATGGTTCGGCAAGAATGCAAACGTGCTGACGAGAGAATACGGGTCGTGGGTCTTGCTCGGCGAGGTCATCACGACGCTATCACTGCCGGCCGATGCACCGCTTGCCAAAAATTGCGGCGAGTGCGTGACGTGCGTCGCCCGCTGTCCGACCGGCGCTATCGGACCCGACGGTGCGATAGACGCCCGCCGCTGCATATCGGACCTTACGCAGCTCAAGGCGCCCATACCGCGAGAGTTGCGCTCGGCGATCGGCAACCGCATTTGGGGATGCGACGATTGTCAGTCGGTCTGTCCGGTGAACGAGCGCAAAGAACGCGACGGAGCCGGTACGAGCACGACATTCGCACCGCTTTCCGATGTCGGCACATCTGTGGACTTACCCGCCGTGCTGCGCATGACCAAAGGCGAGTTCCGACGGTGGTTCGCGCCGACATCCATGGCCTGGCGCGGGAAAGCCGTGCTTCAGCGCAATGCGGCCGTCGCTCTCGGCAATTCGCGCGACCGGCGGGCTGTCGCTCCGCTCATCGAGGCGCTGCGTGACCGCAAGCCGCTCGTGCGCGGCCACGCCGCATGGGCGCTGGGCGAGCTTGGTGCGCAAAGCGGCGACTCCGGACGAGCTGCCCTCGAAGATCTGCGCGCGAAAGAACAAGTGACATGGGTGCGTGAAGAAGCAGAGTTCGCGCTTTCGCGGTTGAGCGCCGGTTAG
- a CDS encoding metal-dependent hydrolase, translating to MNLGTLEITFCGHATFAMRSPSGKHIMVDPFLEQNPMCPPKLKRPSALDAIFVTHGHSDHIADAVPLAKRLNCKVIAIPETAAWLGAQGVENTINMNKGGTVDVDGIKATMTHAVHSCGIQGDGNTRLYGGEAAGYVFTFENGIRVYHAGDTAVFSDMKIIADLYSPDILMLPIGGYYTMDPLQAAYAARLMSAKVVVPMHYGTFPMLTGTPDQLRELSADVPGLRIIDLKPGQTLTGELAIK from the coding sequence ATGAATTTGGGCACACTAGAAATCACATTTTGCGGTCACGCGACATTCGCCATGCGATCGCCAAGCGGCAAACACATCATGGTCGACCCGTTTTTGGAGCAGAATCCGATGTGCCCGCCCAAGCTCAAGCGTCCAAGCGCGCTTGACGCGATCTTCGTCACGCACGGCCATTCCGATCACATCGCCGACGCTGTGCCGCTCGCGAAGCGTTTGAACTGCAAGGTCATCGCCATTCCCGAGACCGCCGCATGGCTTGGCGCTCAGGGCGTCGAGAACACCATCAACATGAACAAAGGCGGCACCGTCGATGTCGACGGCATCAAAGCCACAATGACGCACGCCGTGCATAGTTGCGGAATCCAGGGTGATGGGAACACAAGACTGTACGGCGGAGAGGCAGCCGGCTACGTCTTCACATTCGAAAACGGCATTCGCGTCTATCACGCGGGCGACACGGCCGTGTTCAGCGACATGAAGATCATCGCCGATCTTTACAGTCCGGATATCCTCATGCTGCCCATCGGCGGCTATTACACCATGGATCCGCTTCAGGCGGCCTATGCCGCTCGTCTGATGAGCGCGAAAGTCGTCGTACCCATGCACTACGGAACATTTCCGATGCTCACCGGCACGCCGGACCAACTGCGCGAATTGTCGGCCGACGTACCTGGGTTGCGCATCATCGATCTAAAACCAGGTCAGACCCTCACCGGAGAGCTCGCGATAAAGTAG
- a CDS encoding DUF47 family protein: MWLTNIFRPAQSDRFYGLLHDHAALLGEASAKLLRYIETGDASLSEQVHDIENRGDKVLRDMIDALQDTFVTPIDRGDLYTLSEAIDDMLDYLNNAARELKLFGIGATPEMGEMGTILLDSSNHILDAVTSLPHETRRAIDGARAAIQSEHRVEDVYRRTITRLFDNPDLPTALKRREIYRHLSNSADRAEAIGRLILKIVVKVT; encoded by the coding sequence ATGTGGCTCACGAACATATTTCGTCCGGCGCAGTCCGACCGGTTTTATGGTTTGTTGCACGATCACGCAGCCTTGCTCGGCGAAGCCAGCGCGAAGCTGCTGCGTTACATCGAGACCGGCGACGCCAGTCTCTCCGAGCAAGTCCACGATATTGAAAATCGCGGCGACAAGGTCTTGCGCGACATGATCGACGCGCTGCAAGACACGTTCGTCACACCGATCGATCGAGGAGATCTCTATACGCTGAGCGAGGCGATCGATGACATGCTCGACTATCTCAACAACGCCGCGCGCGAGCTCAAACTCTTCGGCATCGGCGCCACGCCGGAGATGGGCGAGATGGGCACGATCTTGTTGGATTCGTCGAACCACATCCTCGATGCCGTCACTTCATTGCCGCACGAAACGCGGCGCGCTATCGACGGCGCGCGCGCGGCGATCCAATCGGAACATCGCGTGGAGGATGTCTACCGACGGACGATCACGCGGCTATTCGACAATCCCGATCTGCCCACGGCGCTCAAACGCCGCGAGATCTACCGCCATTTGAGCAACAGTGCGGACCGGGCTGAAGCCATCGGGCGCCTCATCCTCAAGATCGTCGTCAAGGTGACTTGA
- a CDS encoding inorganic phosphate transporter has product MGIVYTLISGASDGGNLLAAAAASRTVSQRQALCVIAAGVLFGPIVFGTAVASTIAGGIADYQNLGSALLGAGIAGGIVTRLIMYYASVPTSGSVALVGAMVGAIWAGPGLAAVEWHGVEKVAIALVVSPVVGFVAGALVYAVVLLILSFVSRRTGDRIMQLQWGTIALQALGYGANDAEKTVGLFAAAVLVAGGQSFATPFWMIALTAATFATGMILGGIRIARTVGNRLFSIRPPHALAFQFAAAATVIGAAAFGAPVSSTQAATSAIFGVGASDNLRTLHWQTVMRIVGSWVLTAPTALCAGALATTVLRLFGR; this is encoded by the coding sequence TTGGGCATCGTCTACACCCTGATCTCGGGGGCGAGCGACGGGGGCAATCTTCTGGCGGCGGCCGCGGCGAGCAGAACCGTTTCGCAGCGGCAAGCGCTGTGCGTCATCGCAGCGGGTGTGCTCTTCGGTCCGATCGTTTTCGGCACCGCGGTCGCGAGCACGATCGCCGGCGGCATCGCCGACTATCAGAACCTCGGCTCGGCGCTGCTCGGCGCCGGCATCGCCGGGGGCATCGTCACGCGCCTCATCATGTACTATGCGAGCGTGCCCACGAGCGGATCGGTGGCCTTGGTCGGTGCGATGGTTGGAGCGATATGGGCGGGTCCGGGATTGGCGGCGGTTGAGTGGCACGGCGTCGAAAAGGTCGCTATCGCACTGGTCGTCTCGCCGGTCGTGGGGTTCGTCGCCGGCGCACTTGTGTATGCCGTCGTCTTGCTCATCCTTTCGTTCGTCTCGCGCCGGACCGGCGATCGCATCATGCAGCTGCAATGGGGTACAATCGCCTTGCAAGCGCTTGGCTACGGGGCTAACGATGCGGAAAAGACGGTCGGGCTTTTCGCCGCTGCGGTGCTCGTGGCCGGCGGCCAGTCGTTTGCGACGCCGTTTTGGATGATCGCGCTCACCGCGGCTACGTTTGCGACCGGGATGATTCTCGGCGGGATCCGGATCGCGCGCACGGTCGGCAATCGTCTGTTCTCGATCCGCCCACCGCACGCACTCGCGTTCCAGTTCGCGGCCGCAGCGACCGTGATCGGCGCCGCGGCATTCGGCGCGCCGGTCAGTTCTACGCAGGCTGCGACAAGCGCGATCTTCGGGGTCGGTGCGAGCGACAATTTGCGGACGCTGCATTGGCAGACCGTGATGAGGATCGTCGGCTCCTGGGTGCTCACGGCGCCCACGGCACTCTGCGCAGGCGCGCTCGCGACAACGGTGCTCCGTCTTTTTGGGAGATGA
- the rocF gene encoding arginase, with translation MAGLAGRRVDLIGVPVDIGAGRRGVRLGPDALRAAGVLEQLKSIGCDVRDCGNVVVPQSEERNLGGPGLPRHVAAIRQMCLNTAAAVEASLRGGAFPVVMGGDHSLATGALAGCARVLGAQGLIWIDAHADMNSPDSTPTGNLHGMSLASALGDAPDLFPNPDFHTPAVDPSRTVFIGLRDLDLHERRAIRERGMSTFTMTDIDRYGMAHVMDRAIETAGRGAGTAHISLDIDSVDPAMAPGTGTPVPGGLTYREAHLAMEMLADSGIAHSLELTEVNPALDDHNMTARFAVGLIASLLGKRII, from the coding sequence ATGGCCGGACTTGCCGGCAGACGCGTGGATTTGATCGGCGTTCCCGTTGATATCGGCGCAGGGCGGCGGGGCGTCCGGCTGGGTCCCGACGCGCTTCGCGCCGCAGGCGTTCTCGAGCAGCTCAAGTCGATTGGTTGCGACGTGCGCGACTGCGGCAATGTGGTCGTGCCGCAATCCGAAGAGCGAAATCTGGGCGGTCCCGGCCTGCCGCGTCACGTCGCCGCCATCCGGCAGATGTGCCTGAACACCGCGGCGGCGGTCGAAGCGTCGTTGCGCGGCGGCGCGTTTCCGGTGGTGATGGGCGGCGACCACTCATTGGCGACCGGCGCTTTGGCGGGTTGCGCCCGCGTCCTTGGCGCGCAAGGTCTGATCTGGATCGACGCGCACGCGGACATGAACTCGCCGGACTCCACGCCGACCGGAAACCTGCACGGGATGTCGCTCGCCTCCGCGCTCGGCGATGCCCCCGACCTCTTCCCCAATCCCGATTTCCATACTCCGGCAGTCGATCCGTCGAGAACCGTTTTCATCGGCTTGCGCGACCTCGATCTGCACGAGCGCCGAGCCATCCGCGAGCGCGGGATGAGCACGTTCACGATGACCGACATCGACCGGTACGGCATGGCGCATGTTATGGATCGCGCCATCGAGACGGCCGGGCGCGGCGCCGGAACCGCGCACATAAGCCTCGACATCGACTCGGTCGATCCGGCCATGGCGCCGGGAACCGGCACACCCGTACCGGGCGGACTCACCTATCGCGAAGCGCACCTCGCGATGGAGATGCTTGCAGATAGCGGCATTGCGCATTCGTTGGAACTCACCGAGGTCAACCCAGCCCTCGACGACCACAACATGACCGCGCGCTTTGCGGTCGGCCTGATCGCCTCGCTGCTCGGCAAGCGCATCATCTAG